Proteins encoded in a region of the Zunongwangia endophytica genome:
- a CDS encoding MerR family transcriptional regulator: MELIKQSFSIKDLENLSGIKAHTIRMWEKRYNILNPKRTETNIRMYDSSCLQKILNIAFLNENGYKISRISKLTEEEISGMVHRITSSISEENRAINQFKMAMMNFDENLFNQTYDALHKKKSFRSIFSDIFLPLLNEVGLLWQTDTIKPIHEHYIVDLIKQKLYLNLADIKASKNPTKEDLFILFLPENEIHDLSILYIQYLLLHAGYQTIFLGPSLPLSNMKFLIDRYPNVKFLSYCTIAPLDIEDFIKEFQEIICENRQYELNLFGHKINNIKEMSLPENVKIYRELNNFIKTL, from the coding sequence ATGGAATTAATCAAACAAAGCTTTAGTATAAAAGATCTGGAAAACCTTAGTGGCATAAAGGCGCACACTATTAGAATGTGGGAAAAGCGCTATAATATTTTAAACCCTAAGCGTACAGAGACCAATATCAGGATGTATGACAGTTCTTGTCTACAAAAGATTCTAAATATCGCTTTTCTTAACGAAAATGGTTATAAAATTTCTCGAATTTCTAAACTTACAGAAGAAGAAATTTCAGGAATGGTGCATAGAATTACTTCAAGCATAAGCGAAGAAAATCGGGCTATCAATCAATTTAAGATGGCGATGATGAACTTTGACGAAAACCTTTTCAACCAAACATACGATGCATTACATAAGAAAAAGAGTTTTAGATCCATTTTTAGTGATATCTTTCTTCCTCTTCTCAACGAAGTAGGACTGTTATGGCAAACCGACACTATAAAGCCTATACACGAACATTATATTGTTGATTTAATTAAACAAAAATTATATCTAAATCTGGCCGATATAAAAGCTTCAAAAAATCCGACAAAAGAAGATCTTTTTATATTATTCCTTCCAGAGAACGAAATCCATGATTTAAGCATTCTGTATATTCAATATTTACTATTGCATGCTGGATACCAAACCATATTTCTTGGGCCAAGTTTGCCGCTTTCTAATATGAAATTTTTAATAGATCGCTATCCTAATGTAAAGTTCTTAAGTTATTGCACTATAGCTCCTTTAGATATAGAAGATTTTATCAAGGAGTTTCAGGAAATTATATGCGAAAATCGACAATATGAGCTTAATTTATTTGGACATAAAATAAACAACATTAAAGAAATGTCTTTACCCGAAAATGTAAAAATTTATAGAGAATTAAATAACTTCATTAAAACCCTATAA
- a CDS encoding phytoene desaturase family protein, with protein sequence MKQKIAIIGSGFASLAASCYLAKDGYDITIYEKNAEVGGRARQLKKDGFTFDIGPTWYWMPDVFERFFADFGKKPEDFYTLIKLNPAYRVYFEKGHYISIEDSLEKIYAAFEKEEAGSSKALKKFIKEAQENYDIAIKDVVYRPGVSPLELVTPETATRIGQFFSTISNKVRKEFNNQNLIKILEFPVLFLGAKPTATPSFYSFMNYADFGLGTWHPKGGMYEVIKGIQSLAEELGVKIQTNANVTQIAVEDNTANGLYVNDEFIASDIVLSGADYHHSEQLLPKSSRQYSEKYWENRTFAPSALLFYVGFDKRLENSVHHSLFFDTDFDVHAQNIYDNPKWPKDPLFYASFPSVTDKNIAPEGNEAGIFLIPLAPDIEDTPELREKYFNKIITRFESLTNQSVRNNIIFKESFCVNDFKEAYNSYKGNAYGLANTLLQTAFLRPKLKSKKVKNLFFAGQLTVPGPGVPPSLISGKLTAGLIKKNKI encoded by the coding sequence ATGAAGCAAAAAATTGCCATAATAGGATCTGGATTTGCTTCTTTAGCAGCTTCATGTTACCTGGCAAAAGATGGTTACGATATTACCATTTATGAGAAAAATGCTGAAGTTGGCGGCCGAGCCAGACAATTGAAAAAAGATGGTTTCACATTCGATATTGGACCTACCTGGTATTGGATGCCAGATGTCTTTGAACGTTTTTTTGCTGATTTTGGTAAAAAACCTGAAGACTTTTATACGCTTATTAAGCTGAATCCTGCCTATCGTGTTTATTTTGAAAAAGGACATTATATAAGTATTGAAGATAGTCTTGAAAAAATATATGCCGCTTTTGAAAAGGAAGAAGCTGGAAGCTCTAAAGCCTTGAAAAAGTTTATCAAAGAAGCGCAGGAAAATTATGATATTGCCATAAAAGATGTAGTTTATCGACCTGGTGTTTCCCCATTAGAACTAGTTACTCCCGAGACTGCTACTAGAATTGGACAATTTTTCAGCACCATATCAAATAAGGTTCGTAAAGAGTTCAACAATCAAAACTTAATTAAGATTCTTGAATTTCCGGTGTTATTTTTAGGAGCAAAACCTACTGCCACTCCGTCTTTTTATAGTTTTATGAATTATGCTGATTTTGGTTTGGGAACATGGCATCCTAAAGGCGGAATGTATGAAGTTATAAAAGGTATCCAATCCCTTGCTGAAGAATTAGGCGTTAAAATTCAAACAAATGCCAATGTAACGCAAATTGCTGTCGAAGATAATACTGCAAATGGTCTTTATGTAAATGATGAATTTATAGCAAGCGATATCGTTCTAAGTGGTGCCGATTATCATCATAGCGAACAATTATTACCAAAATCGTCTAGACAGTATTCTGAAAAGTATTGGGAAAATCGAACTTTTGCACCTTCTGCCTTATTGTTTTACGTAGGCTTTGACAAAAGACTCGAAAATAGTGTACATCATAGTTTATTCTTTGATACCGATTTTGATGTACATGCTCAAAATATCTACGATAATCCTAAATGGCCAAAAGATCCATTGTTTTACGCAAGCTTTCCTTCAGTAACAGATAAAAATATTGCTCCCGAAGGAAATGAAGCCGGAATATTCTTAATACCGCTTGCGCCAGATATCGAAGATACACCAGAACTTAGGGAAAAGTATTTCAATAAAATTATAACGAGATTTGAAAGTCTAACAAATCAAAGTGTTAGAAATAATATTATATTTAAAGAGTCTTTTTGTGTAAATGATTTCAAAGAAGCTTATAACTCTTACAAGGGGAATGCATATGGGCTTGCCAACACTTTACTTCAAACCGCATTTCTAAGGCCAAAACTAAAAAGTAAGAAAGTAAAAAACCTATTTTTCGCAGGACAACTTACGGTACCCGGCCCTGGTGTCCCGCCATCATTGATCTCGGGAAAATTAACCGCAGGTCTAATTAAAAAGAATAAAATTTAA
- a CDS encoding DUF481 domain-containing protein gives MFKNLFLFFLLVTPCLLSAQLVNIETKRIQSDSTRFVLNADFGFDHSNNDGVTVNQIEAAATTQLRSKDLNKTYLFVGNYNYIDSDDGNLQNSWFLHGRFNYSLSKLLKLEGFIQGQYNELLVVRQRNLIGAGLRINWINREHFTGHLGNSYMYEMEYSDNTGTTSYNHRNSTYFSLSYTSQSRNFTITNTFYYQPLYQDLDDYRILEQFRFDFPLSRWFRIFTIYDYYFDSKTPLNTHEYTSKLQMGFGISI, from the coding sequence ATGTTTAAAAATTTATTTTTATTCTTCTTATTAGTTACTCCTTGTTTGTTAAGTGCACAACTGGTAAATATAGAAACCAAACGCATACAATCTGATTCTACCCGCTTTGTATTAAATGCCGATTTTGGTTTTGATCATTCTAACAACGACGGCGTGACGGTAAATCAGATTGAAGCTGCAGCCACCACTCAGCTACGCTCAAAAGATCTAAACAAAACCTATCTATTTGTAGGGAATTATAATTATATAGATTCTGACGATGGAAATTTACAAAACTCTTGGTTTTTACATGGTCGGTTTAATTATAGCCTAAGCAAACTCTTGAAATTGGAGGGTTTTATACAGGGCCAGTATAACGAATTACTGGTGGTACGTCAAAGAAATTTAATTGGTGCAGGATTAAGAATTAATTGGATTAATCGCGAGCATTTTACCGGGCATTTAGGGAATAGCTATATGTACGAAATGGAATACAGCGACAATACCGGCACTACAAGCTATAATCATAGAAACAGTACTTATTTCAGCCTTTCCTATACTTCCCAATCTAGAAATTTCACAATTACGAATACCTTTTACTACCAGCCTTTATATCAAGATCTGGATGACTATCGCATCCTGGAACAGTTTAGATTTGATTTTCCGCTAAGTCGCTGGTTTAGGATCTTTACTATTTACGATTATTATTTCGACAGTAAAACTCCTCTAAATACGCACGAATATACTTCAAAACTACAGATGGGATTTGGGATTAGTATTTAA